CCTTGTCGCCTGGTCGAAAGCACTCGGCCATGGAAGCGGAATATACCGTGAACGTTTTAGTTGTGGTGACAGTGTCTGGATCTGGATCTGGATCTGGGCCGGGATCTATGATCCGCGCATACCGCCGAAAGGGGCTGGTGGTGCGCAGGGTAAATGCGGTTTGCGAAATATCAGTTATAGGCGCTCCTGCCACCAGAAAACCCGCCATGCGCACATCCTTGGTCAACTGATCCAGGGCCAGGCGCAGATTGTCCTGCACGTCGGCGAAATCCGTCTCAACCTTGGCGGTGCGCTGACTGCCGAGATACAGGGACATGACGCCGCCCATGATGATCAGCATCACCGCAGCGGCGATCAGAATTTCCGGCAGGGTGAAACCGCGATGGTCGTCGAGAAACCTTCGAATCATGGCCAACCTGCCTTAGAAATAGCGCTTGAGCACCGTCAGGGTGACGGCCTGCCTGGCGTTGCCGCCGACCTTCTGCACGGCATTAATCGATTCAACGGTGAGGTTGATGCGAGTCAGGTTGTCGATTCCGTTGAAGTCCACCGCCGTATTCACGAGCAATCGATAAGGGGTGCCGGCGACCAGATCGGCCAGATCCGCCGGTGGCGCAGAGTCAACCCACTCCTCCCGTAACCAGTCGCGATCACCATCGAGGGCCTGAATCCGCTCTACCGCCGCCTGCGCCAAAGCCGTGGCTTCGGTGAGGTTGGCGGCGTGGCTGTTAGTGCGGATGGCGGTCATCTGCAACCCCGCCAAAGCCAGCAACCCGACGGCGAGAACCGTCACCGCGGCGAGCATCTCGATGAGGGAAAATCCCTTGTCATTGTTGATGGGTGTCATGGGTATCTCATCCCGGCAGAAAGTGATTAGTCTTGCCTCATTGCTCAATGCAAATTCAATACCGCGCCCAAAGAATCCGGCCCACCTCTACAACCGCCTTTTTTTTATATATTTTTAAATCCGTCGACCGAGGGAAGCAAAAAGGCCATGCAAAATTTGCATGGCCTGGGGAGGATGGAACAGGAATTGTCAGCGCAGAAGGGGGCGGGATTGCAGTTGCTTGCATTGAAAAAGGTGATTGGGTATGGTTGGTCATTGATCCAACGTTCCTTCTTTCTTAAAAGGAATCTAACCAATGGCCAAAATGCACGATATCCTTGATTTTTTGCGTGAGGTCCAGCCTTGCCTTCGCCAAGACTACAAGGTGAATGAAATAGGGCTGTTTGGTTCCGTGGTCAGGGGGGAAGACAAGGAAACCAGCGACATCGACATTCTGGTCGACCTTGATGAGTCGGCGGATCTGCTGGATCTCATCGGTCTCAGCCAATTTCTCGAAGAAAAACTGCATCAACCGGTGGATGTGGTCCCGAAAAGTTCACTGCGGCGGGAAATTCGCGAAAAGGTCATTCAAGAGGTGCGCTACCCATGAGGGATGAAACCCTTTATCTCAAGGATATCCTTCTCGCCATCCAAAGCATCGAAACCTTTGTCGCCGGAATGGACTTTGAAGAATTCCGGACGGATGACAAAACCCTGAGTGCCGTCATTCGCAAACTTGAGGTCATCGGCGAAGCCGTCAAACACCTTGGCAACGATATCCGCGAATCGCATCGAAACATCCCTTGGAAACAAATTGCCGGAATGCGCGATAAACTCATCCATTTTTACTTCGGTGTCGACGCCCACCTTGTCTGGCAAACCGTTCATACCCGCCTGCCGGAACTCAAAGCCGCCGTGGAAAAAAGCCTGCTGCGGTAAACAGCACCTTCTTAACGCCGCACCTCGACATGGCCGGTGGTGCGTGAAGTCAGTTGCACCAGAAAACGGCGCTCGCCCGCGCGGTTCTGGATGCAGATGCCGGCGACGTTGCTGGCAGTACCGTCGGGAAAGAAACGCAAATCAAGGGAGTCGGTGTTGTTGCTGCAATTGCCGTCGCCATCAAGGCCGCGCAGGTCAACGAGAGGGGACAGGGTCTGCAAGCCAAAGTATTGCCAGTTAGTCTCCGCGGCCGCGGTGCCGCGCGCCTGATTGCCGCGGCTCATCTGAAAGCTGTTCGCCGCAAAATCAATCTGCACCCGATGCTCACGATTCTTTGTCACAGCTTCGGCGCGCGCCTGGCGCAGAGTCCCGGCAATATCCCGCGCGGCGGAGCGGTAGCTGGCATTCTGCATGAACACCTGATAGTACGGCGTGGCGATGCTGACGAGTATGCCGATGAGGCCGAGCACCACGAGAGCTTCGATGAGGGCGAATCCGCGTCGGGATCTCAACATCAGCCGGCCTGTTCCTCAAGGGAAAGGTTGAGGGTGAACTCCTGGAAGGCTTCCATGCCGTCACTGTCGACCGCGCGGATGCGGATGCGATATTCGCCGGGGTCCACGCCACGCAGCGTCCAACGGATCAAGCCGCTATTCTCGTCAAGGCTCATGCCCTTCGGCCCTTCGGCCAGGGAGTAGCGAATCTCGTCGCCGTCGGGGTCCTCGGCCTGGGCCTGATACTCATAGGTCAGGCTTTGAAAACTCAGCGGCGGCTCGGACACGAATTTGGGCGGCGCGCCGGGAATGACGAATTCGCGCCCGGTAAAGGGCTTGCCCTCGCCGAAGGCATCGGCCGGGGTGACCTGCACGGCGACGCGATCGCCTTTGTAAAACATCTCGCCGGGCAGGAGTTCGTTGTCGCGCCCGAACACCTCCTCGCCGTTGATCCACCAGCGGTAGCCAAAGGTGACGGGATCGCCGTCGGCATCGACCGCCACCGGCTCGAGCACGATGTCCACGCCGCGATGAATGCGCGCATCGACAAAGTTGATGGCGAGCATCTCCGGCGGGCTGTTCACGACCTGCGCGCTGGCTTCCACCTCGCCGCCGTCAAAGCGCACCCGCGCGGTGAGGATGTCGCCGCGCGCCACCCGCCCCTTGGGCAGGCGCTCGCCATGCACGTCGTCCAAAACGACTCCGTTTTTCTCCCAGAACACTTCATAGCCGGCGGGCATCTGCCGAAGATGGACGCGCACCTCGTCGGCGGAAGACGGCGGATCGGGATGCAGACCGACGCTCGGCGCGTTTTCGGCCGGGGCAGATTCCGCAGGGGCGACCGCCGCGACGGGGGCCTGGGCCTCCCGCTGGATCTGGGCATCAGGCTCCACCGGTTCGCTGCCGCGACAGGCGCCCAATCCCAGCAGCAGCAAACCACTCAGAAGCAGGGAACAGATCGTTTTCATGCTTACCTTTGCAGCCAATAGATAGAGTGCACGCGCGATCCGGCTCCGGCGTCCTCGGCGCAGATGCCGCCATCGCAACCGATGTAGAGGCTGGGGCTGCCCGTGTCGGGCACCACCACCCCGACACCCGAAGGGATTCCCGACCCCAGGGTGCGCTCCCGGTCGGAGCGGCGCAGCACCTTACCGTCATAGGTCTGGGCGCGGGCATTGTTGTCGGTTACCTGGTCGTCGTTGCTCGGATCATAGTTACGCACCGCCTCGCCGGTCAAATAATCCACGACATAGACCCGCGCCACGCCCAAATTGCCCGGGCGGCAGGGATCTGCCTCCTGCACCAGCGGCGTGAAGGTGGTGAAATAGGCAACCTTGTTGAACACCAGGGGCGAAGCGAGCGCCTTTTCACCGGGACGCTGGTCGAGGCGAATGAACCAGCCGTCACGCTCGCGCAGGTTCTTAATGATTTTGGCGATGGCCTCGTCAATGGTGCTCACGCCCAATTCAGCTTGCATTCCCGCGCTGAGAACATCTTCCTGCAGGATATTTTCGGTCACATCGACAAGATCGCTTTCCTTGAGCGCCGTGCCGTCCCATGCCGGCTGCGATTTGGCGCGATCTCGCGGATCCTTCACCGCGTAGAAGCGATCCGTCACGGCTTCGTTGAGGGGATGCTCGCGATCGCCGCTGCCGATGAAGATCATCGCCTGTCCGTTGCGCTCCACCGTGACCGAGGGCCGATAGAAGAATTTGCGGCCCTTCTGGCTGATCGCCCCCCCGTTGGCCTCGAAGATCCGCTCGACCTTCCATTTGGAAGGCACCGCGTCGCGCGCGTCGATGCGCCACAACTGGCCGCCCGTGTCCAAGGCATAAAAACGATCGACGTAGCCGTTGTGGCTGATGTCGAGAGCGGCAACCTCGGCGGGGAAGGAATAGGTCATTTTGTCCATGCCCGCCTGACCCGCGGTGACACTCCAGATCAGACTCAAGCTCTGCGCCGGGGTAAAGGCGCCCCCGGCGAACTCGCCAACCTTGACCGCAAAAATGCCGCGACCGCGCGGATGGTGCTGGGCGCCGTCGGCCTGGCTGGTCACCACGCCCGCATCGTTTTTCGCCAGGGTGGTCTTGGTCGTGTCCGTGGTCTTGGGAAAGCCTTGGGTATTGCCGAAACGCAGATCCTCGTTATTGTCGTAGCCGGCG
This is a stretch of genomic DNA from Geoalkalibacter sp.. It encodes these proteins:
- a CDS encoding type IV pilus modification PilV family protein — its product is MTPINNDKGFSLIEMLAAVTVLAVGLLALAGLQMTAIRTNSHAANLTEATALAQAAVERIQALDGDRDWLREEWVDSAPPADLADLVAGTPYRLLVNTAVDFNGIDNLTRINLTVESINAVQKVGGNARQAVTLTVLKRYF
- a CDS encoding nucleotidyltransferase family protein; translated protein: MAKMHDILDFLREVQPCLRQDYKVNEIGLFGSVVRGEDKETSDIDILVDLDESADLLDLIGLSQFLEEKLHQPVDVVPKSSLRREIREKVIQEVRYP
- a CDS encoding HepT-like ribonuclease domain-containing protein, giving the protein MRDETLYLKDILLAIQSIETFVAGMDFEEFRTDDKTLSAVIRKLEVIGEAVKHLGNDIRESHRNIPWKQIAGMRDKLIHFYFGVDAHLVWQTVHTRLPELKAAVEKSLLR
- a CDS encoding GspH/FimT family pseudopilin, whose translation is MLRSRRGFALIEALVVLGLIGILVSIATPYYQVFMQNASYRSAARDIAGTLRQARAEAVTKNREHRVQIDFAANSFQMSRGNQARGTAAAETNWQYFGLQTLSPLVDLRGLDGDGNCSNNTDSLDLRFFPDGTASNVAGICIQNRAGERRFLVQLTSRTTGHVEVRR
- a CDS encoding Ig domain-containing protein, which encodes MKTICSLLLSGLLLLGLGACRGSEPVEPDAQIQREAQAPVAAVAPAESAPAENAPSVGLHPDPPSSADEVRVHLRQMPAGYEVFWEKNGVVLDDVHGERLPKGRVARGDILTARVRFDGGEVEASAQVVNSPPEMLAINFVDARIHRGVDIVLEPVAVDADGDPVTFGYRWWINGEEVFGRDNELLPGEMFYKGDRVAVQVTPADAFGEGKPFTGREFVIPGAPPKFVSEPPLSFQSLTYEYQAQAEDPDGDEIRYSLAEGPKGMSLDENSGLIRWTLRGVDPGEYRIRIRAVDSDGMEAFQEFTLNLSLEEQAG